Proteins from a genomic interval of Macrobrachium nipponense isolate FS-2020 chromosome 28, ASM1510439v2, whole genome shotgun sequence:
- the LOC135201372 gene encoding uncharacterized protein LOC135201372, whose translation MAENISRALTVPAIRRGTKRFNEQVNHGFWIDRNQARYIDQGLFIDSSSWILKSDHSQPNDSSHMTNKVNYWRLPGVYLNFPSHPNQSLNQYHAERDNAPRTTHERTNGTSPGDMTTSKTNTIPQQKCVTQGENKKTEIGDLIQPDITTAPQKQTRKKQGEQPTHLSQEHCSKSGTKTISRPKEASLHGSNEESLERNISFHLWPDKSNANSETKLNETYIGNLNYFKIPALPLPSKIHNNLQDPNTSGALQDDSNKPVAPKSPEYKEKPPVTFPANKQDNVLPVVEQLLPGPWPNKFNSNLPGSELESAVTAPIDTVQQGEFNTQKPVNLLNLQSAIYKDGTLCDDTLMTSTTDTSKLQTNNITTNPASGSESWFKLISQDSCVSNTGKDQAQAAANMKKLKELRQGFRGTYSKINFFKSNDPDAKTTPTGIYSADLSNNLESAAENKLSEHNQRHNENANEMSTIHVDLEIETKIKTLLQNSLQTKVLRKKQKLLNTVPKSKTGATKEDGIVASTSNASMQYETIVPDSSQAPTYSKSPGNVRPGKDDARQKCASNPLNIIRMEVPSDKKEIFFSLCKNNPGLITYLSQQAFSKNLKGRNKKLPSILRPIRPKKTGCHVVQSPYTMGGRASSASNSNVSFDESVSNSITNQITVSNAEVQKMAHSQENETVPRVTAIQQKANSTPDYESEKSLFGQNAAVSADYQQPAKATEYQILVSNSCDHILLKPTDNHQVINTAEYPPTTNTVDLLATRDTSTTFQPIINSADQQPRYTFEHQPPGLTVPVMDDPRLNSKNEEAKANAIGGHGDKLQQLKHFEQLLKMEYDRYIENKLKLLKADTGKVETSAQGGRKSTEKKDDDDVLVIDYFDVDSFIQMETTG comes from the coding sequence ATGGCCGAAAATATTTCCAGAGCCCTCACAGTTCCTGCTATCAGACGAGGAACTAAAAGGTTTAATGAGCAGGTGAATCACGGATTCTGGATTGACAGAAATCAAGCACGGTACATTGACCAAGGATTGTTTATTGATTCTTCATCTTGGATATTAAAATCAGATCATTCACAGCCTAACGACTCGTCACATATGACAAATAAAGTCAATTACTGGAGACTACCTGGAGTGTATCTAAATTTTCCATCACATCCAAACCAAAGCCTAAATCAATATCACGCTGAAAGAGACAACGCCCCAAGAACGACACACGAAAGGACAAATGGGACTTCTCCTGGGGATATGACCACCAGTAAAACTAACACTATACCACAACAGAAATGTGTCACTCAGGGAGAgaacaaaaaaacagaaataggAGACCTTATTCAGCCGGATATAACTACAGCTCCTCAGAAACAAACACGCAAAAAACAAGGCGAACAACCTACTCACTTGAGTCAGGAACACTGTTCTAAATCAGGCACGAAAACTATCTCCCGTCCAAAAGAAGCGTCCCTTCATGGTTCAAACGAAGAGAGTCTAGAGCGGAATATTTCATTCCACTTGTGGCCTGACAAAAGTAACGCTAATTCAGAGACGAAATTGAACGAAACTTACATAGGAAACTTGAATTACTTCAAGATACCAGCCCTCCCACTCCCgtcaaaaattcataataatctgCAAGATCCGAACACAAGTGGTGCTCTTCAAGACGACTCCAACAAGCCCGTTGCTCCCAAATCTcctgaatataaagaaaaaccacCCGTTACATTTCCAGCTAACAAGCAAGACAATGTCCTTCCCGTAGTGGAGCAATTACTTCCTGGTCCTTGGCCAAATAAGTTTAATAGTAATCTGCCTGGCAGTGAACTTGAAAGTGCCGTGACTGCTCCAATCGATACAGTACAACAAGGAGAATTTAACACCCAAAAGCCAGTCAACCTTTTAAATCTGCAGTCGGCAATATATAAAGATGGCACCCTATGTGATGATACACTGATGACTTCGACTACTGATACTTCAAAACTGCAAACAAATAACATAACCACAAATCCTGCTTCCGGTTCAGAAAGTTGGTTCAAGTTAATAAGTCAAGACTCTTGTGTTTCAAATACTGGCAAAGATCAAGCTCAAGCAGCTGCAAACATGAAGAAGCTTAAGGAACTACGACAAGGGTTCAGgggaacatattcaaaaattaactttttcaaatcCAATGACCCTGATGCCAAAACTACACCAACCGGAATTTACTCTGCGGATCTCAGCAATAATCTTGAATCTGCAGCTGAAAACAAATTAAGTGAGCACAATCAAAGGcacaatgaaaatgcaaatgaaatgtCAACAATTCATGTAGACCTAGAGAtcgaaacaaaaattaaaacgttGCTGCAGAACTCTCTGCAAACGAAAGTTTTGCGAAAAAAACAGAAGCTGTTAAACACTGTACCAAAGAGCAAAACAGGGGCTACCAAAGAGGATGGCATAGTTGCTAGTACCTCAAACGCTTCAATGCAGTATGAGACTATAGTGCCAGATTCTAGTCAAGCTCCAACGTATTCCAAAAGCCCTGGCAACGTGAGGCCCGGGAAGGATGATGCTCGACAGAAATGTGCAAGTAATCCTCTTAACATAATACGAATGGAAGTACCCTCTGAcaagaaggaaatatttttttccctgtgTAAGAACAACCCTGGTTTGATTACGTATCTCAGCCAACAGGCCTTCAGCAAAAACCTTAAGGGGCGGAATAAAAAGCTACCTTCTATATTGAGACCAATCCGGCCCAAAAAGACAGGGTGCCATGTTGTACAGTCCCCATATACAATGGGAGGTCGAGCCTCATCAGCGAGTAATAGTAATGTTTCATTTGATGAATCAGTGTCAAATTCCATAACAAACCAGATAACAGTAAGCAATGCAGAGGTTCAGAAAATGGCCCACTCACAAGAAAATGAGACAGTGCCTCGTGTAACAGCGATTCAACAAAAGGCAAACTCTACTCCGGATTATGAAAGCGAAAAATCTTTGTTTGGGCAAAACGCAGCTGTGTCTGCGGATTATCAACAACCAGCAAAAGCTACAGAATACCAAATACTGGTGAGCAATTCATGCGATCACATACTGCTAAAACCTACAGATAATCATCAAGTGATAAACACTGCTGAGTATCCACCAACGACGAACACTGTCGACCTCCTTGCAACGAGAGATACTAGTACAACCTTTCAACCCATAATAAACAGCGCTGATCAACAACCGAGGTATACTTTCGAGCATCAACCACCAGGTCTAACTGTCCCAGTAATGGATGACCCACGACTCAATTCTAAGAACGAAGAAGCAAAAGCAAACGCTATCGGCGGTCACGGAGATAAACTTCAGCAGCTGAAGCACTTCGAACAACTTTTGAAGATGGAATACGACAGGTACATCGAGAATAAACTGAAACTGCTAAAAGCAGACACCGGTAAAGTAGAAACGTCTGCACAAGGCGGACGAAAATCTACAGAAAAAAAGGACGACGACGATGTTCTTGttattgattactttgacgttgattCCTTCATTCAAATGGAAACAACTGGTTAA